The window GTTTCGGTAAAAGGGCCACGCATGGCATAAGTAAAAATATGCCGACCAAATAAAGCTATTTCGACTTGGCTGGAAATCGTTCTAAATGCGTGAATGTGAGCGCGTTCTTGCATCGATTCTAAATCCAGCATGTCGCAAACTAGGCGAAAATCCTCCTGCGCGTAGAGTCCGGCGGCACTGGTTTGGTTAAAGAAGATAGTAGCAATTTCAGCAGAAACAATTTGGGAATAGTAAGCTACCCAATAGAGTTGATTTAAAATGATTCGCTGGCTGGGAGTTGCCTGTTCCCAAACAGGAGTTCCGTAAAGCAGGGAGAATTCTTCCGGATTCCAATATTCGTCCTTACAATCTTCATAACGGAAAGCTTGGGATGCTTCATCCATTAAAATCGTGTGGTCTTGTTGCTTGTTGCGCGTATAGTTGAGATAGATTTTTTTATAAATCTTCTGATTTTCTGATATAGTATTATTAATCATTTAATTTGAGTTTTATGGGTTAATTAATCCATTGCCAATCTCTATTTGGACGGGTCAATACAGCTAATTTCTGTTGTTTATTCCAAGCCTTAGCTATAAACACTGACTTGCCGGAAGAGGTTCAAAAGCTCCTCTTACTGAGAGTGCTTGCACGATCGCTTCTGAGGCTTCCCCTCGCATCAGAGAACGCAGCAGATTTAACCGAGTGCCACTGTGGGTTTCGGTGTCGAGTTCTTCCAAGATGTGGATTTTTTGCGATCGCGTCAAATCCCCTTTAACTTGAGCAATTGCTCCCACCACTCGCTGAGGGCCGACGCGAATCATCTGCAAGAAAGAGAAGAGTGTCTCGACAATGACGGCTCGACTTTGCGAAGAAACCGATGTTTGCTCAAATAGAATTAATCCAGTCCCGTGATGTCGTGCTTCGTCTTGCAGGAATCCGGTTAAGACTTGACTTAGGGTGCGATCGCAACAACCTTTAGCCAGACTGCGATAATGACTCAACCCCCACCCCTCCAGTACTAGCTGGATCGTAAACAACAACACCGTTTTATCCTGACTCTCGACTAAATCTGCGAGGAAGCGCAAAAATGTATCGTCCGAACCAACAGGGCGATCGGGCAGGAAAGCGCTAATCTGTCTGAGATGGGTAGCTTCATTCGCGGCGAACAAACTGTAAAGCATCCGTTCTTCTGTTGTCTCTGCCAGCAACGCCATTTTTGCCATATAGCCCATGCCAGCTTTTTCGACAAAATACGCCTCTTCCAGCAATCCGCGATTAGCAATTTGCAAAATGGCGGCCTGTTCCTCTAAGCTGGAATCCTGAAAAATCTTTACCTTGTGCAATCCGAAGTAGTCCGCATCCCAATATAGGGCGCTGCTACGCTTTGAAGATAAGGAATCGCCGAACCGATTTCCTAGCGCCGCAGACAGGATGCATCCTAACTTATCCGCTTCCCCGACGTGGGGTAAGTCTAATCCTGCCGTTTCAAAGGGTAATGGTTGCAAGGGAATGTTGAAATGTACATTCTCGCCTGTTGTCTGATCGATGGGTTCTGACCTTACCCCGTAGTTTTTAGTGTTCATCTTTAATCCTTCGCGCTTTCCCACGTACCCCATAGCAAGGGTTTTTGCCCCTCTACGTGTTCAATAAACTGTAAAATTGACCGATCGGCTGGAGTGGGAGTCTTCAAATCAAACTTAATTGTCTGAAAAACTTGAGAATCCCCCTTAGCAAAGTAATTCCCGACCTGCTGAGTTAACCAGAGTACAATTCGGTTAAAAATCCACCCACCCAATCCAGAACGCTTGCGGGTAATCATAATAGTTTGACCTTCAGTCTTACCATCCTCAATTAGTCGCAGGGCAAACATAATATGAAAGTGCAGGAAATCTGGTCCCAAGGTGACTGTACCTGTGCTGCCGTACCAATAGCACATACTGTAAGTGACTGCATTTTTGTAGAACGGGCGAAGGAGTTTGATTAAAAAAGACTCTTCCCCACCCCTTGTTGTGTTGCTAAAAGTAATTGCGTTTTGATTCAATTCTCGCTTCTCAAACACAATCTGTAGAGGCAGATTGTGAACAGTATTGAAGTGATGAGCATCAATCGCATTAATCAGCAACACATTGGGGTGACAGTTCTTCACAAAGCGAGAACCAAAAGCAATATTGCACTCTTCATCCTGAAGTTCGGGTACAAAAGGTACGGGTTGTTGTGGCGTTTCCCCCGTCCATACCCAAACCATACCGTACTGCTCCGCTGTAGGCCAAGTTCGCACGCTAACTAGGACGGGTTTACCCAAAGATGGCGTATCAATGCACTTTCCTTGCTCGTCAAACTGCCAATTGTGAAAAAAACAGCGGATTCGGCACCCTTCAACCTTGCCTTCTGCCAAGTGTGCGCCCATATGCGGACAGTAAGCATCTAGCGCGACTACCTTCCCATCCGTTCCCCGGTAAATTGCTAATTCTCGTCCGAGCAAGGTTACGGGTTTGACCTGACCAGCTTTAAGCTTACTAGAGGGAATCGCCCAGTACCACCCTTCGATAAAGCAGCCTGCATGGTTAAAAATCTGGGTTTTACGAGTTGAACGAACCCTGTGTGAATTTACCGTCATGACGCAACCCCTAAGGAAGCTTTAGCAAACCACATGCGCCTACCTGCCGGAGTTAGATTTTCTTCCTTAATTTCTGTTAAACAGACTAATTCATCTCCCTGTTCATAGCCTGGATTTTGGGTTTGAAAGAAACAGATATGGGAATCTTTCAGCCGTTCTTGAGGGATGCCACACAATTTTTCTCGGAGTACCTGGGGATGGGGAAAGCGAACGACTCCAGCCTGTTTGTCGTAGTAATTGTCGAAACGGGTGTGAGCGAGGAATTGCATGAGTACCTGGATGCGGGGCGGGGTGGGGGTATCATAGCAGGGATAAAACTCTTTCCAAAAAATCGGTAAAAAGCGGTAAGTGCGATAACCGGAAGAAATAAGCAACCAGTAGAGTTTACCGTTGGGATACTTGTCCCGTAAAAAATGAATTGAGGCAATCCAAGCACGAGGCAAGAGCGAACTCGACCAAGCACTGGGGTCTACAATGGTATCTCCAGAATAGACGACACTCACGACTTCTCCCTCAAACTGGGTTTCGTAAACCAATAAGGTGGAAAAGCCTTTGAGCGTTTTTGTCTCCCGATCTTCTAAGAGAATAACCCAGTTTTTCTGCTCTAGGTCAGCCTCAAATCGTTCTGGCTTGACTCCCTGAAAATGGGTATTTAGAAGGGAGTACATCGCAATGCGATCGCTTTTCAGCAATTGTTGAACTTCAACCAGTCGCGCCTGCATAGGCATTGATGTCTGCTTTGTGCATAGTATTGTTCCAATCTAGGTTTCTCTAGACTATCAGCCGTCAAATCATGTGCAGCTTTATAAGCTGTCATTAGGAAAAGGTTTTTTACTGGAGTTGCCTTATCTTGATAGTATCTGCTTTGAGAAATTTCTGGAGTTATCTGTATATAACAAATATTTAACCTATTGGTATAATTGAAGGTTATTTCATTCCTGATTCTAAGCAGGAAAACAAGGAATACATGAGAGAACAGAGACGCTTAAGCAGATATAAATGGAGTCAGCGACTTGGGGCTATTTTACTTGTGCTAGCAATTTGGAATGTACCCCAATGCGCTCTAGCGGATGTCAACCAACAGGAGGTTAATGCGATTATCCGCACGCGAGAGATGGCGCTGCAAGCACTTAACACTCGCAATTTTTCCAAAATTGAACC of the Allocoleopsis franciscana PCC 7113 genome contains:
- a CDS encoding ferritin-like domain-containing protein; the protein is MNTKNYGVRSEPIDQTTGENVHFNIPLQPLPFETAGLDLPHVGEADKLGCILSAALGNRFGDSLSSKRSSALYWDADYFGLHKVKIFQDSSLEEQAAILQIANRGLLEEAYFVEKAGMGYMAKMALLAETTEERMLYSLFAANEATHLRQISAFLPDRPVGSDDTFLRFLADLVESQDKTVLLFTIQLVLEGWGLSHYRSLAKGCCDRTLSQVLTGFLQDEARHHGTGLILFEQTSVSSQSRAVIVETLFSFLQMIRVGPQRVVGAIAQVKGDLTRSQKIHILEELDTETHSGTRLNLLRSLMRGEASEAIVQALSVRGAFEPLPASQCL
- a CDS encoding aromatic ring-hydroxylating dioxygenase subunit alpha, translated to MTVNSHRVRSTRKTQIFNHAGCFIEGWYWAIPSSKLKAGQVKPVTLLGRELAIYRGTDGKVVALDAYCPHMGAHLAEGKVEGCRIRCFFHNWQFDEQGKCIDTPSLGKPVLVSVRTWPTAEQYGMVWVWTGETPQQPVPFVPELQDEECNIAFGSRFVKNCHPNVLLINAIDAHHFNTVHNLPLQIVFEKRELNQNAITFSNTTRGGEESFLIKLLRPFYKNAVTYSMCYWYGSTGTVTLGPDFLHFHIMFALRLIEDGKTEGQTIMITRKRSGLGGWIFNRIVLWLTQQVGNYFAKGDSQVFQTIKFDLKTPTPADRSILQFIEHVEGQKPLLWGTWESAKD